In Thermus hydrothermalis, a single genomic region encodes these proteins:
- a CDS encoding ABC transporter ATP-binding protein, with protein sequence MDDKRLLEVRDLKVHFFTDDGVVKAVDGVSFHVDKGETLAVVGESGSGKSVTSLAIMRLIPTPPGRIVGGEILFRGKDGQVRDLTKLSEAEMRRIRGNDIAMIFQEPMTSLNPVYTVGDQIAEAIMLHQGKSRREAMELAAHMLDLVGIPEPKKRLANYPHQMSGGMRQRVMIAMALSCNPSLLIADEPTTALDVTIQAQILELMKKLQEEIGMSILFITHNLGVVAEMADRVVVMYAGRAVEQADVVPLFREPLHPYTRGLLHSVPRLDLAAERKERLEAIPGNVPNPLYLPSGCAFHPRCKHYVEGLCDREVPPLEEVGDGRQVRCVRWREIREVRA encoded by the coding sequence ATGGACGACAAGCGGCTGCTGGAGGTGAGAGACCTTAAGGTCCACTTCTTCACGGACGATGGCGTGGTGAAGGCGGTGGACGGGGTGTCCTTCCACGTGGACAAAGGGGAGACCCTGGCGGTGGTGGGGGAGTCGGGCTCGGGGAAGAGCGTGACTTCCTTGGCCATCATGCGGCTCATTCCCACGCCCCCGGGGCGGATTGTGGGCGGGGAGATCCTCTTCCGGGGGAAGGACGGCCAGGTGCGGGACCTCACCAAGCTCTCCGAGGCGGAGATGCGGCGCATCCGGGGTAACGACATCGCCATGATCTTCCAGGAACCCATGACGTCCTTGAACCCGGTGTACACGGTGGGGGACCAGATCGCCGAGGCCATCATGCTCCACCAGGGGAAAAGCCGGAGGGAGGCCATGGAGCTCGCCGCCCACATGCTGGACCTGGTGGGGATTCCTGAGCCCAAGAAGCGGCTTGCCAACTACCCCCACCAGATGTCCGGGGGGATGCGGCAGCGGGTGATGATCGCCATGGCGCTTTCCTGCAACCCTTCGCTTCTCATCGCCGACGAGCCCACCACCGCCTTGGACGTGACCATCCAGGCGCAGATCCTGGAGCTGATGAAGAAGCTTCAGGAGGAGATCGGGATGAGCATTCTCTTCATCACCCACAACCTGGGGGTGGTGGCGGAGATGGCGGACCGGGTGGTGGTGATGTACGCGGGGCGGGCGGTGGAGCAGGCGGACGTGGTGCCGCTTTTCAGGGAACCGCTCCACCCGTACACCCGGGGGCTTCTCCACTCGGTGCCCCGGCTGGACCTTGCGGCGGAGCGCAAGGAGCGGTTGGAGGCCATTCCTGGGAACGTGCCGAACCCGCTTTACCTGCCTTCTGGTTGCGCCTTCCACCCCCGGTGCAAGCACTACGTGGAGGGGCTTTGCGACCGGGAGGTGCCGCCCTTGGAGGAAGTGGGGGACGGGCGGCAGGTGCGGTGCGTGCGCTGGCGGGAGATCCGGGAGGTTAGGGCATGA